The Methyloprofundus sp. genomic sequence GTTAGAGACTCATAAAGAAGCGATTGCTGCTTACTCTGCCGTTCGTTGCATCAATAGCGAAGGGAAAACGACTCGAATTTTTGCAGAAGACTTCGACCCTATTCAGCTTTGTATTGATAACTTCATTCCTATTCATGCCATTCTTTTTCATCGCAAAGCAATTACTAAAGGTTGTTTATTTGATGAAAATTTGGCGTTATGTGAAGATTGGGATTTTTGGATTCAAGTACAAAAATATGGAAGTTTTACCTTTATTCCTGAAATAGGAGCAACTTACCGTGTCCTTAATATAGGATCAGGACTATGGAATGATCCTGAAAAAACGAAGGAAGCCATGCTGAAAATATATGCAAAATGGTTACCTAGGTGGGGGAAAAATACATTATGGGAAATATTTGAATATGCTCGCTATAAAAGACAGTCAATAGAAAAAGATAGGGAGTTAACCCAGCAAAAAAAAATGATTGCTGAAAAAGACGAGCTTTTCATTGCACAAGATAAAATGATTGCTGAAAAAGACCAGATTCTTATCGTACAAGATAAAATGCTTGCTGATAAAGCTTATACTTTAAGCGAGCAAGATGACACCCTGACAGAAAAATCTAAAGTACTCAGCGAACAAAATAATCGACTACTGCATGTCCAGAAAACAAATTCTGATTTAGAAGCTAAAATAACGCTATTGAATAATACTATTACCTCTCTTGAACAAGAAAAGGATGCATTCTATAGCAGCACATCATGGAAAATAACCAGCCCTATTCGTACCATTAAACCCCTTGTGACAGGAAATAAAAATACAATGCGCCAACTGGCTTACTTAGCATGGTCCAATCTGCCTCTTAATGTACATCAACGCATAAGAATAAAAGCAAAATTAGTAAAAAAATTGCCAATACTAAACAGCTTGTTAGGCTTATCTCCTATCCCTGATACCAAAATAGAATGGCAGGATACTGAAGAATCAACGACAAAAGCACCTATCAATAACACAAGCCATTATAGTGATGAGTATTACATTAGGCTTGATGCTGCGACCAATAGCACGCCTATTGATTATGTCCCATTAGCAGGAGATAACATTGATGGCTCTAGAACAACTATCAAAGTGATTGCATTCTATTTACCACAATTCCATCCAGTACCGGTTAATAACAAAGAATGGGGGCAAGGGTTTACTGAATGGACTAATGTTAGTAAAGCGATACCGCAATTTGTCGGTCATTATCAACCAAGGTTGCCAGGAGAGCTCGGGTATTACGATTTACGCTTAAAAGAGGTACAACAACGGCAAATAGAACTTGCTAAACAATACGGTATTGATGGTTTTTGTTACCACCATTATTGGTTTGGCGGTACCAAAGTATTAGAAAAGCCATTTCAACAAATCTTAGATGACCCTTCTTTAGATTTACCATTCTGTTTATGTTGGGCAAATGAAAATTGGACTCGGCGCTGGGATGGCGGTGAAGATGAAGTGATCTTGGCACAACACCATTCACCAGAAGATGATATTGCCTTTATTAAAGATATTGCACCTGCGTTAAAAGATAAAAGATATATTCGTATCAATAACAAACCACTACTAATCGTTTATAGACCCAGCTTATTACCTGATCCTGCGGCAACAGCAGCAAGGTGGCGTAAATATGCAATCGAAGCAGGTATTGGTGATTTACATATCGTTTCAGCAGCAACCTTTGGTTTTGAAGATTTCGAGAGTATTCATTACGATGGTCTAGTGCAATTTCCTCCCCATAATATTGGTGCCTCTAATATTACAGGTGAAACGACATTACTTAACCAGGACTATGAAGGACATGTTTTTGACTTCAAAGAATTTAGCATCAATGCCATTAAAGCATTGGAAGGTCAACAGCACACCTTTCCTTGTGTCATGATGAATTGGGATAACGAAGCGAGAAAACCAGGTAAAGGACACACCTTTTATGGTGCTACTCCGGAAAATTACAAAGCATGGCTAAATCATTCTTTCGATTTTGTACGTGAGCATAATACAGAAGCAGAACAAGTTGTCTTTATTAATGCATGGAATGAATGGGCAGAAGGCACTTATTTAGAACCTGATAGGCGCTATGGCTATGCTTACTTGCATGCAACGGCTAATGTTATTAGAGAACATTATAATATGCCAGGTTTAGAGGATATTATTAAGCATAATAATAACTTCACTAAAACCAGTCATACCGCAATTGTTATCCATTTGTATTACCCTGAGCTTGCAGATGATCTTTTGAACTATATCGATGCTTCTAGCCAAGTGGATTATTTTATTAACTTACCCACCCATATTGATAGCAAAGTGGTGCAAAAATTTTGTGCTTCAAAACGTAATACCTATATCAGCATTTCTCCTAACAAAGGCAGAGATATCCTACCGTTTATTGCCGCTTTGGAACTGGTATCCTCACTCGGTTATGACTATTTATTAAAAGTTCATTCCAAAAAAACCATGTACCGTAAAGATGGTGCTGCTATCAGAGAAAATTTATTCCATGAATTAATGGGCAAACTTAGCATTCCGGAAATAATTAAACATTTCGAGGAAAATAATACATTAGGCTTAATAGCACCTACCGGCAGCATCGTTTCATTATCGAATAATTCTTATCAAGAAAATAATTCGTATTTGAAAAACAACCTTGATAATGTCAAAGAACTATTAGCTCGCTCAGGTAATACCACCGCATCATTAGAGTTTGAATTTATTGCAGGGTCGATGTTTTGGGCTCGTGTGCAAGCCATCAAGCCCATTCTTGATCTCAAATTAAACAGTGATGATTTTGAAGCAGAACTAGGGCAAACAGATGGCACTATGGCACATGCTGTTGAACGAATCTTTAGTTTTATTGCAACAAAATCAGGCTACCAAACAATTACCTTAAATGCGCTTGAGAGAAAATAAATTAATATGAGTATTAGCGTTATTATTGTTAATTGGAATGGAGGCGATCTATTGTTAGATTGCTTAGCGCATTTACAAGCACAAAGCTTGCCGGCAGATAAAATATTGCTGATGGATAATGGCAGCACTGATGATTCTGCTCACAAAGCAGCATTGATTCCTGGTGTTACCGTGCATTTTCTCAATAAAAATTTCGGTTTTGCCAAAGCGAATAATTTAGCAATGCAAGAATGCGACACCGAGTGGGTGGCACTATTAAATCCGGATGCCTTAGCTGATCAAGATTGGCTATTCAATTTAATGCAAGCGACCCAAGAAAATCCTGATATTGCCGTTTTTGGCTCGCAACAAAGGTTATTAAACACACCGGACAAATTAGATGGTATTGGGGATACCTATCATATTTCAGGGCTAATATGGCGCACAGGTCATGAAAAACTATGTAACGAACATATTGTCGATAATAATGAGATTTTCTCACCTTGCGCCTGTGCGGCTCTTTATACGCTAAGTGCTTTAAATGAAGTCGGTGGCTTTGATGAAGATTTTTTCTGTTATGTAGAAGATGTTGATCTTGGCTTTCGCTTACAGTTGCAAAATTATCAAGCGCGCTACGTTCCTAAGGCGATTGTTTATCATGCAGGATCAGCCAGTACAGGTGGAAAACATAGTGATTTCTCTATTTACCATGGTCACCGTAATCTAGTCTGGGCGTTTATCAAAAATATGCCATCCTTACTTTTTTGGCCATTATTACCATTACATCTCACATTAAATATTATTTCTATTGGCTATTTTTCTCTGCGTGGTCAAGGAAAAATAATGCTTAAAGCTAAATATGATGCACTGTTAGGTATTCCAAAAATGTGGCATAAACGCCAAGAAATTCAAGCTGATAAAAAGGTATCTACCTTTAAGATCTGGTCATTATTAAATAAACAAATATTTTTTAAATAGTTTTTTATTCTTTTCTATCTATCTTGTTTACAGGTTTTTTTTATTATTTAAAATCAACTAGGTACATATCTAAATATCACATATTGCCGACAACTATTACAGATTGCTGAAAATAAAGCCTTTTAAAATCACATATCACCGACAGTTATCAATGTGATAGTTACCACCATTTTCCTTCTTTTCTATATTACAACTTAGATAACCGCGCCCTGTGGGCGGGGGTAAAAAAGCTTTGCGTAAAGATCTGCTCAAGAGTATCAAGTAGTTAAGTTGTTCCCGCAATTTAACTAGGAGAAACAAATGAGCAGATTTCAAAAATTATCACATGTCGTCTGGTTTTGCCAGTACCATATTGTTTTTGTACCAAAATATCGTTATCAAATTTTAAAAGGGGATCTTGGTAAGTATGTTTATCAAAGTATTTATGCTCATACAGAGAGAGCTGGGTGTGAAGTTATCGAATTAAATGTACAAACTGATCATGTCCACTTACTTGTAAAAATCCCCCCAAAGGTTTCAGTATCAAATTTAGTTGGAAGAGTAAAAGGAAAAACTGCAATTCAAGCTTTCCAGAAATTTCCGAGCTTGCGAACAAAGAAGTATTGGGGGAATCATTTTTGGTCGGCTGGTTACTGTGTTGATACCGTAGGTATGGATGCAGAAATGATAAGAAAGTATGTAAAGTTTCAGGAAAATAAATAACCACTAAAATATTGGGAACAACTTTATCTTATTTCAGCAAGGCCCCATAGGGGTTTTGCTGAGAACGGCCTTTTAGGTCGAATTTAAACCACGTTTTATAAGCGTGGTAGTTAATGTCTTGTTTACAGGGTATTTTTCTAGTTTAAAATCAATATCATATAGACCTAACTATTACATATTACCACCAACTATTACAGATTGCCGCAAATACGGCCTTTAACTATTACATATTACCACTAACTATCAGTGTAATAGTTAAAGGGTATAGTTGCTTAAATAATTGAAATATATAAATATAATTGTTTTATGTTGTAATGACGACAAATTGATCGTTAAAAACATACTGTTTTCTTTTTTTCTTTTTTTCTTTTTTAGGCACTCTGTAGGCCATAAGAAATAAGGCCTGTAGCACTAATATGACGACAGATTGATCGCTAGACAACGACAAATTGATCGTTACATGACGACAGATTGATCGTTAAACAACGACAAATTGATCTCATATGACGACAGATTGATCGTTAAGCAACGACAATATATTTTTTGTCGTTGTTTGGTGATCCAAATAACTGTATAGTTAGACATAAATTATCGCCTGTCGTTATATTGATTTGAAAAATACTGCTCACCTAACCGTTGTTAAATCTAATAAAGTAATTGAAGCTAGTTACTTATTAAGCCTTGCAGAACAACGGGTGTTACTAGCCTGTATTGCTCAGGTTGACTCCATGACAGAATTAACTGAAGAATATCAATTTGAAGTTTCAGTTGCTGGAATTATTGATTTAGTTGGTTTAGTTGGTTTAGAAAGTGAATCTAATGCGTATAGAGATTTAAAAAAAGCAGCAGAAAAATTATATAGTCGTAGTGTAACGATTGATGATCCTGACCCCCAAAAACCACAGATAACACAACGTAAAACTAGGTGGATTAGTAGTATTGGCTATCTTCCTGGAGAAGGTAAATTAGTATTAAATTTTGCCACTGGAATTATTCCTTATATTTCTAAACTATCTAAAGAATTTACTCAGTATAAACTTAAACACGTTGCTAAATTTGAAAGCATTTACTCCATCCGATTATATGAACTATTAGTACAATGGAGTTCTGCTGGAGAGCGTGAAATTGAGGTTGACTGGTTAAAAACACAATTCCAAGTCAATAATAAATATAGTCGCTTAGGAGATTTAAAAAAACGTGTTATTGAGCCTGCTATAAACGAAATTAACGAACATTCCAATATTTGGGTGCGATATACTCAAAAAAAGGAGGGTAGGAGAGTGACACACTTTCAGTTTCAATTCGGTTTAAAAGAACAACAGGCGCGCCATGCTACTTCACGAAATTCAGGGACTCCTGTCACCTGAATTCTTTCACCTACGCAGCGGATAGGAGATGCCCTGAACGCCCTGCGTCCGCAACGACTACGCACAAAGCCGCTTCGTCATTGCTACCTCAAATGGCTGGACGGCTATTCGTAATGCAATTCTTGCCTCCCTCGCGCGCTATCGCGCACTTCGGATTGGCGAATTGCCCTGTCGCCTATCAGGGACTAAAAATCATCACTTCGCTAAGCTCCGTTTCCCTGATTTTCAGCGAATGGAGCAAGGAAAGGATTATCAAATGAAGAAATTAATCACTTAGCTAAACCTGGAGAAACTAAAGCAGCTGTTATTGCTCGTTTAACAGGAACATCACTAACGGACTTTGCTAAGCCAGGAGAAAGTTGGGGTGAGGCGTTAGAGCGTAAGAAAAAACTAAAGTAGCTCCACCTAAAATTTAGTAGAGCTATCTAAATTATAATGTCTATTTCTGCAACCAACTATTAATCTCTTCCAAGCTTGCATAGCTAATATCACCCGTTACTCGCTTAAAGCGCGTTTTATGTTTAATATAAGCATACTTGGCCTGTAACAAATCTCGATTGGCTGTAAACACTCTGGTTTCCGAGTTAATCACATCGCTTATCACATTCACACCATGTTTAAATCCTTTCAGCATTGCATCTCTGGATTTACGTGCAGACTCTAAAAACTTTAGCGAAGATTTAATTTTTCTATAACTCGCATTAGTGGTCAAAAAAGAGTCGCGAGTTTCTTTAATAGTTCCTCTGAGCACAGCAATGTGTTCCTGTTTAGCCATTTCCATTTGGTAGCTGGCTTCTTTAGTCTGGTAGTAAGTCGTACCACCGCTAAAAATAGGTAAAGTTACATTCAGCCCAATAACTTGAGTATCACTTTTGGGTTGTTGTGTTCCTTGAAAGCCCGTATCGGTCATATAATGATTAAAGCGGAAATTAACGGTTGGTAAGTGACGAGACTTTTGCTCGGCAATAAAATCATCTGCAACAGCAATCGCTTTTTTCTTGGCACTAATATCGGGGTTAAGTGCTTTGGCTTTCTCTATCCAAGTATTAATATCCCCTGTTAAAGGTTGATAATTAATATCAACACTTAAAGGCTTTAAGTCACCTAAAGTTTGTCCTGTTAATTCAAACAAACGCTCACGGGCAAGACTGAAATTAGTTTGTACTTCAATTTCATGCGCTTTAATGCCATCTAGCTCAGCCTCCATATCTAGCACATCGGTGATTTTTATTACGCGTTTGGCATATTGCTTGTGCAGCTGCTCGACCTTTTTTTCAGTTGCTATTTTTTCCTTTTCTACTAACAATAAATTATCAGCTTCTTCCAATACACTAAAATAACGGTCGACCACATCGAATAATAGAGTTTGTTCGGCACTTAAGCCTTCTGCTTGGTATTGTTCGGTGATTTTCTGATGTTTCTGCCAGTTCCAATATTTTTGCACATCCATGAGTGACTGGGTGACACTAATATTGTAATTCATCCCCTCATAGTTTCTATTGTCAATAGTCTTACTTTCAAATTGACGATAGTTTTTTGAGATTCCCCCAGAGGCATTAATTTGCGGGAGTAA encodes the following:
- a CDS encoding transposase, IS200/IS605 family produces the protein MSRFQKLSHVVWFCQYHIVFVPKYRYQILKGDLGKYVYQSIYAHTERAGCEVIELNVQTDHVHLLVKIPPKVSVSNLVGRVKGKTAIQAFQKFPSLRTKKYWGNHFWSAGYCVDTVGMDAEMIRKYVKFQENK
- a CDS encoding outer membrane protein; the encoded protein is MMIKILKAGSCALILLSSNAFSEDLLGVYQKAVLADPTLQLAKLKIQVGDAQQGQAGGALLPQINASGGISKNYRQFESKTIDNRNYEGMNYNISVTQSLMDVQKYWNWQKHQKITEQYQAEGLSAEQTLLFDVVDRYFSVLEEADNLLLVEKEKIATEKKVEQLHKQYAKRVIKITDVLDMEAELDGIKAHEIEVQTNFSLARERLFELTGQTLGDLKPLSVDINYQPLTGDINTWIEKAKALNPDISAKKKAIAVADDFIAEQKSRHLPTVNFRFNHYMTDTGFQGTQQPKSDTQVIGLNVTLPIFSGGTTYYQTKEASYQMEMAKQEHIAVLRGTIKETRDSFLTTNASYRKIKSSLKFLESARKSRDAMLKGFKHGVNVISDVINSETRVFTANRDLLQAKYAYIKHKTRFKRVTGDISYASLEEINSWLQK